In one window of Microbacterium dextranolyticum DNA:
- a CDS encoding glucodextranase DOMON-like domain-containing protein: MKPVSPTAGEPEMRRAPRRTRAAMGALLTAPLLVTGVLGAGAAAAESGSAPTGANTSNGWEMATTDPFSADYHPTFTGNGNFAARVPAQGQGYSAADVATQFQVAGLYAAHLPNEARASAPAWTGLTVSDGSGSFDQAFSAPCVVGSICQLEDAQLSGGVSVASDHGGYQGSGFTQGWGNASAGALLYANGAQPDAAYDLIVRYAAGNPGDNSANVRSLHVSVGDTSADIALPPSPQGDWDTWMQARLPLGALTDRAALTLSCSSTPGADCRVNVDSIAIVPRDGALPTTPPDLTMDARGLADYRQSLDVSTGAIITSARWTSPSGNVSDVAYTVLTDRGHDDRALVRVDVTPQWSGDLEVTDVLDTRPATFVAGTVTHRDDAAGTIGVDAAITGSGITASIASTLAGPGQRAEARPVGLPSGSIAQKLTQSVESGKTYSFVKYVGLTTTHDGADTAGLAKAASTAAAAQGYDAVRASNDGAWADIWKGDIQVTGDDALQQQIRASRFYLLASVNADRPWSPSPAGLSSDGYGGHVFWDTETWMWPSLVAQDPEIAAAVLKYRSDRIDDARANAAAGGHDGIRFPWEGALDGTEQTTATLFGETEQHITADVALAFWQYYLSTGDRTWLQNEGWPVISGAADFWASRVELGDDGQYHINGVTPPDEWAGKHDDSAYTNVAAAQTMRMATRAAGVLGTSAKPAWQTIADKMFMPHDDALGITPEYAGYNGHVIKQADVVMTTYPWGYEQSDELTARNLAYYASRVTTSGGPSMTDAIHSIVSAELGNVCDAWYYTQQSGTPFMRAPFDQFSEEREGGAFTFTTGAGGFLQEFYYGYTGLRMQEDGITLAPILPPSLTDMTVAGLHYQGRTFDVKIGTTSTDVTLTSGPALTVHTADGDKTVSTDAALRIPTRTANDCEATSGYGTLLGSLSAPAGGDNGAGTLQYPGSSNFPTGTFDMTDFDVYRDGDTLRYVTTVSGEITNPWGGNGMSVQLLHTYLRLPSNDSAPARSGAVPALPGTNADLESPWDLVLVGNGRATGSGPGTGLYDASGALVAPVELSVTPRRHQIVLSFPESALKGADPVKVGYVAAMLVNAESNEGLSNIRPALDCEAPGSPDWVSQWRICGGLGTISSASPYDTDTRDPNIIKVFVPEGRTQQGDVLKTEGPSILPFVALKAAPGPSPSPSDSGSASPNPSDSGSASPSPSDSGPGSPSASASASPTTSGAAAGGPSADRLGATGGESPLPLAVIGGVLLLLGAAGVLMRRRSLRRDGA; this comes from the coding sequence GTGAAACCTGTGTCACCCACCGCGGGGGAGCCCGAGATGCGGCGTGCGCCCCGCCGCACACGCGCGGCGATGGGCGCCCTGCTGACCGCGCCCCTGCTCGTGACCGGAGTGCTCGGCGCAGGCGCCGCCGCTGCCGAGAGCGGTTCGGCGCCGACCGGCGCGAACACATCGAACGGATGGGAGATGGCCACCACCGATCCCTTCTCGGCCGACTACCACCCGACTTTCACCGGCAACGGCAACTTCGCCGCCCGTGTGCCGGCTCAGGGGCAGGGGTACAGCGCCGCCGACGTCGCGACGCAGTTCCAGGTCGCGGGCCTCTACGCCGCGCACCTGCCCAACGAAGCGCGGGCGTCCGCGCCCGCCTGGACGGGGCTCACGGTGTCGGACGGCTCGGGCAGCTTCGACCAGGCCTTCAGCGCGCCGTGCGTCGTGGGATCGATCTGTCAGCTCGAGGACGCGCAGCTCAGCGGCGGCGTCTCGGTGGCATCCGACCACGGCGGCTACCAGGGCTCCGGATTCACCCAGGGATGGGGGAACGCCTCGGCCGGCGCCCTCCTGTACGCGAACGGCGCGCAGCCGGATGCCGCCTACGACCTCATCGTCCGCTACGCGGCCGGCAACCCCGGCGACAACTCCGCCAATGTGCGCTCACTCCATGTGTCGGTCGGCGACACGAGTGCCGACATCGCCCTCCCGCCGTCGCCGCAGGGGGACTGGGACACGTGGATGCAGGCTCGGCTGCCGCTCGGAGCGCTCACCGATCGCGCCGCACTGACGCTGTCGTGCTCGTCCACGCCCGGCGCGGACTGCCGTGTCAACGTCGATTCGATCGCGATCGTGCCGCGTGACGGCGCCCTGCCGACGACTCCGCCGGACCTGACGATGGATGCTCGAGGGCTGGCGGACTACCGCCAGAGCCTCGACGTCTCGACAGGGGCCATCATCACCTCGGCGCGGTGGACCTCGCCGTCGGGCAACGTCAGCGACGTCGCCTACACGGTGCTCACCGACCGCGGTCACGACGACCGTGCCCTCGTGCGCGTCGACGTCACCCCGCAGTGGAGCGGCGACCTTGAGGTCACCGACGTCCTCGACACGCGCCCCGCAACCTTCGTCGCCGGCACCGTGACGCACCGCGACGACGCGGCCGGAACGATCGGCGTGGACGCCGCCATCACCGGATCGGGCATCACGGCATCCATCGCCTCCACGCTCGCCGGTCCCGGCCAGCGGGCCGAAGCGCGCCCCGTGGGTCTTCCGTCGGGATCGATCGCGCAGAAGCTGACCCAGTCGGTCGAAAGCGGCAAGACCTACAGCTTCGTGAAGTACGTGGGTCTGACCACGACCCACGACGGCGCCGACACCGCGGGCCTCGCGAAGGCGGCGTCCACCGCCGCCGCGGCGCAGGGCTACGACGCGGTGCGTGCGAGCAACGACGGCGCGTGGGCCGACATCTGGAAGGGCGACATCCAGGTCACCGGCGACGACGCGCTGCAGCAGCAGATCCGCGCGAGCCGCTTCTACCTGCTCGCCAGCGTCAACGCCGACCGTCCGTGGTCGCCGTCTCCTGCGGGTCTGTCTTCGGACGGGTACGGCGGGCACGTGTTCTGGGACACCGAGACGTGGATGTGGCCTTCGCTGGTCGCCCAGGACCCTGAGATCGCAGCCGCGGTCCTCAAATACCGCAGCGACCGCATCGACGACGCGCGGGCCAACGCCGCTGCGGGCGGCCACGACGGCATCCGCTTCCCGTGGGAAGGGGCCCTCGACGGCACCGAGCAGACGACGGCGACGCTCTTCGGTGAGACCGAGCAGCACATCACGGCCGACGTCGCGCTCGCGTTCTGGCAGTACTACCTCTCCACCGGCGACCGCACCTGGCTGCAGAACGAGGGGTGGCCCGTCATCAGTGGCGCCGCCGACTTCTGGGCGAGCCGCGTCGAATTGGGAGACGACGGGCAGTACCACATCAACGGCGTGACCCCTCCCGACGAGTGGGCCGGCAAGCACGACGACTCGGCGTACACCAACGTCGCGGCGGCGCAGACGATGCGCATGGCCACGCGCGCAGCGGGGGTCCTCGGCACGAGCGCGAAGCCCGCCTGGCAGACCATCGCCGACAAGATGTTCATGCCGCACGATGACGCCCTCGGGATCACTCCGGAGTATGCCGGATACAACGGCCACGTCATCAAGCAGGCCGACGTCGTCATGACGACCTACCCCTGGGGCTACGAGCAGAGCGACGAGCTCACCGCACGGAACCTCGCCTACTACGCGAGCCGCGTGACGACGTCGGGCGGTCCGTCGATGACGGATGCGATCCACTCGATCGTGTCGGCCGAGCTCGGCAATGTGTGCGACGCCTGGTACTACACGCAGCAGAGCGGCACGCCGTTCATGCGGGCGCCGTTCGACCAGTTCTCCGAGGAGCGCGAGGGCGGGGCCTTCACGTTCACGACCGGTGCCGGCGGATTCCTGCAGGAGTTCTACTACGGCTACACGGGTCTGCGGATGCAGGAGGACGGCATCACCCTGGCGCCCATCCTTCCCCCGAGCCTCACCGACATGACGGTCGCGGGCCTGCACTACCAGGGCCGCACGTTCGACGTGAAGATCGGCACGACGTCCACCGACGTGACGCTCACCAGCGGTCCGGCGCTGACCGTGCACACCGCAGACGGCGACAAGACGGTGTCGACGGATGCCGCACTGCGCATTCCGACCCGCACGGCGAACGACTGCGAGGCGACGTCGGGATACGGCACCCTGCTGGGGTCCCTCTCGGCACCTGCCGGCGGTGACAACGGTGCGGGCACCCTCCAGTACCCGGGGTCGTCGAACTTCCCGACGGGGACGTTCGACATGACCGACTTCGATGTCTACCGTGATGGCGACACGCTGCGCTACGTCACGACGGTGTCGGGGGAGATCACGAACCCGTGGGGCGGGAACGGCATGAGCGTGCAGCTTCTGCACACGTATCTGCGGCTGCCCTCGAACGACTCGGCGCCGGCGCGCTCGGGTGCGGTTCCGGCGCTCCCGGGCACCAACGCCGACCTCGAATCGCCGTGGGATCTGGTGCTGGTCGGCAACGGGCGCGCGACGGGCAGTGGTCCGGGGACGGGGCTCTACGACGCATCCGGCGCGCTGGTGGCGCCGGTCGAACTGAGCGTGACGCCGCGGCGGCACCAGATCGTTCTCTCCTTCCCGGAATCCGCGCTGAAGGGCGCCGATCCGGTGAAGGTCGGCTACGTCGCGGCGATGCTCGTCAACGCCGAGAGCAACGAGGGTCTGTCGAACATCCGGCCCGCGCTCGACTGCGAGGCGCCGGGAAGCCCCGACTGGGTGTCGCAGTGGCGCATCTGCGGCGGCCTGGGCACCATCAGCTCGGCGTCACCGTACGACACCGACACGCGTGATCCGAACATCATCAAGGTGTTCGTGCCCGAGGGGCGTACGCAGCAGGGCGACGTGCTGAAGACCGAGGGGCCGAGCATCCTGCCCTTCGTCGCGCTGAAAGCCGCCCCCGGCCCGTCGCCGAGCCCGTCGGATTCCGGGTCTGCATCGCCGAACCCGTCGGACTCGGGGTCGGCGTCGCCCAGCCCGTCGGATTCCGGGCCGGGATCGCCGAGCGCCTCCGCTTCGGCCTCGCCGACGACATCCGGTGCGGCCGCCGGCGGTCCCTCGGCGGATCGCCTCGGAGCGACCGGCGGTGAGAGCCCGCTGCCGCTCGCGGTGATCGGTGGCGTGCTGCTGCTACTCGGTGCCGCCGGGGTGCTCATGCGCCGCCGGAGCCTCCGTCGCGACGGAGCCTGA
- a CDS encoding inositol monophosphatase family protein — protein MVDASTLRDLAEEIAREAGALARRRRDEGVQIAATKSALADIVTDADREVENLIRERLAAARPDDGFLGEESGAERGTSDVTWVVDPIDGTVNYAYGIPHYAVSIAAVTGEPTPEEWTAQAGVVFAPVVGELFSAARGAGASVDGRTLAVTRVTDAGALLATGFGYDPATHAGDLERVRTVMPLARDLRRAGAASLDLAYVAAGRLDGYFERGLHPWDHAAGALLVTEAGGIVGGRPGGRPGRQMTIAAGPELYPALDAAIHG, from the coding sequence ATGGTGGATGCCTCGACGCTGCGTGACCTGGCCGAAGAGATCGCGCGAGAGGCGGGCGCCCTGGCGCGTCGGCGCCGCGACGAGGGCGTCCAGATCGCCGCGACGAAATCCGCGCTCGCGGACATCGTCACCGATGCCGACCGCGAGGTCGAGAACCTCATCCGCGAACGGCTGGCCGCGGCACGCCCCGATGACGGCTTCCTCGGCGAAGAGTCGGGCGCCGAGCGGGGGACGAGCGACGTCACGTGGGTCGTCGATCCGATCGACGGCACGGTCAATTACGCCTACGGCATCCCGCACTACGCGGTCTCGATCGCCGCGGTCACGGGGGAGCCGACGCCCGAGGAATGGACGGCGCAGGCGGGTGTCGTCTTCGCTCCCGTCGTCGGCGAGCTGTTCTCCGCCGCGCGCGGCGCCGGAGCATCGGTCGATGGTCGGACGCTCGCCGTCACACGCGTGACGGATGCGGGTGCCCTGCTGGCGACCGGGTTCGGCTACGACCCCGCGACGCACGCGGGCGACCTCGAACGGGTGCGCACCGTGATGCCGCTGGCCCGCGATCTGCGGCGCGCCGGTGCGGCGTCCCTCGATCTCGCGTATGTCGCCGCCGGGCGGTTGGACGGCTACTTCGAACGCGGACTGCACCCGTGGGACCACGCGGCCGGCGCCCTGCTCGTCACCGAGGCGGGTGGCATCGTCGGCGGACGACCGGGCGGGCGGCCGGGTCGGCAGATGACGATCGCGGCCGGCCCCGAGCTGTACCCGGCACTCGACGCCGCAATCCACGGCTGA
- a CDS encoding M23 family metallopeptidase, with amino-acid sequence MTPDTPTANAAPTRRSSRRPSAQTAPEDAGVLTRAELRRRAAQAVEASVVTADAATAPEPEAPTSLAESVVADVAAAIVAETIGAPTDSASRRRLRRAAEAVFAHVAEDAPLAEHAPVAEGTPVDAAAPSGAAFTAPASCPVDEFELAARLFSFTGETPVQRAAADAGAPASVPRPVAAASMPVAAGRRRGVVAQRAAAASFSVGVMAIVGLLAVGTTTPAAAVAAPTSVVKTTADISTASAKTTPATGDIQAFVSSGASGATALDRPEHYKVASMAQIASDSGVTLFANTWVNDPTAAIQWPFPVGVPISAAFGSVEYQSEFASPHNGVDLTPGAGAEIHAIAAGTVRIATEDGGDYGVTVVIDHIVDGQPVSTRYGHMQYGSLKVSQGQKVTAGQVIGRVGQTGKATGPHLHFEVILGGVTRIDPMPWMYAHTTGTHTVG; translated from the coding sequence GTGACCCCCGACACCCCCACGGCGAACGCCGCCCCCACGCGACGTTCCAGCCGCCGCCCCTCCGCGCAGACTGCGCCGGAGGATGCAGGTGTCCTCACTCGCGCCGAGCTCCGCCGCCGCGCCGCGCAGGCTGTCGAGGCGTCTGTGGTGACCGCGGATGCCGCCACCGCGCCCGAGCCCGAGGCGCCCACTTCCCTCGCCGAATCCGTCGTGGCCGATGTCGCGGCTGCGATCGTCGCCGAGACGATCGGCGCGCCGACCGACTCCGCATCGCGGCGTCGCCTGCGTCGCGCCGCGGAGGCCGTCTTCGCCCACGTCGCCGAGGACGCGCCCCTCGCTGAGCACGCTCCTGTCGCTGAGGGCACCCCCGTCGACGCCGCGGCGCCGTCCGGTGCCGCTTTCACCGCTCCCGCCTCCTGCCCGGTCGACGAGTTCGAGCTCGCCGCCAGGCTCTTCTCCTTCACCGGCGAGACCCCGGTGCAGCGGGCTGCTGCCGATGCGGGTGCGCCGGCATCCGTCCCTCGTCCCGTCGCGGCGGCGTCGATGCCGGTCGCGGCCGGTCGCCGTCGCGGCGTGGTCGCGCAGCGCGCGGCCGCCGCATCGTTCTCGGTCGGCGTGATGGCGATCGTCGGCCTCCTCGCCGTCGGTACGACCACGCCGGCCGCGGCCGTCGCCGCCCCGACGTCGGTCGTGAAGACGACGGCGGACATCTCCACGGCCTCGGCGAAGACGACTCCGGCAACCGGTGACATCCAGGCCTTCGTGTCGAGCGGCGCGAGCGGCGCCACGGCGCTCGATCGGCCTGAGCACTACAAGGTCGCCTCGATGGCGCAGATCGCCTCGGACTCGGGTGTCACCCTCTTCGCGAACACCTGGGTGAACGATCCGACCGCCGCCATCCAGTGGCCCTTCCCGGTCGGTGTGCCGATCTCGGCCGCGTTCGGCTCTGTCGAGTATCAGTCGGAGTTCGCCAGCCCGCACAACGGCGTGGACCTCACCCCCGGTGCGGGTGCCGAGATCCACGCGATCGCCGCCGGAACCGTGCGCATCGCCACCGAAGACGGGGGAGACTACGGCGTCACGGTCGTCATCGACCACATCGTCGACGGACAGCCGGTCTCGACCCGCTACGGCCACATGCAGTACGGCTCGCTGAAGGTCTCGCAGGGCCAGAAGGTGACGGCGGGTCAGGTCATCGGTCGGGTCGGACAGACGGGCAAGGCGACCGGGCCCCACCTGCACTTCGAGGTCATCCTCGGCGGGGTCACCCGCATCGACCCGATGCCGTGGATGTACGCCCACACGACCGGTACCCACACGGTCGGCTGA
- a CDS encoding DUF5979 domain-containing protein: MIAAVAVALLGAVAVPSAASAAQMQGQVSIDDIAFQQNTIEDGQNAKIDVAWHVPGVATPTVSFSIDLPSELAGVPDNIAMMQDGTQIGVCVVTNDKVTCTVDDDYVTKNPRSVSGDLTFAAYTTFENTQDETKHINIGGFDNEVVVKPSPWWCHETCDTIKWYAQKYGNYQTDASGQEYIDWVIRVPAKAVDGSTWQDGQQGMQPGIETEVTDNFDKNDFEILSGPTVTYNDTVAYSKWGALGPQDETWKTLDASKTTVSSDQRTVTFTSAAGAKAGTHSDDWQEGQATTGSWRGTEGQYYAVTWRMKPLTGGELKPDSPDRVFHNGASFRFNGSESQDVTGDATRTSGGANAKGTNFGSFSITKKVTNNTAADLAGKVYTVNAKVDEPGQDEKNFSITLTDGQTYTSDDYFRGTTVTLSEIAPSGPDGVQWATPQFVGPHGPVESVSLAIDADHQTVGTTTAYTLNNVASFPTTTFSAKKVVDNADNVDLSGIPSYELDYTYPAGAAFAAGKGSLTLPATGEVVTSTPVPVGAQITLSEDAPAPIAGATWADAQISPKTFTAAAGDPVAVTVTNTITKTLGGVQIVKKVEGPAAGQVPADKTYSVTASFQVPAGSPAVADRTLSLVAGTPQSIDGLPVGTTVTFSEVKPADDDTFTWADPMFAPSNTATVGSEATSVTLTNSVSRTLGTFDLAKKVTGDQAQNPKVPAGFSVVASWKDASGAAQTKTLTLPANGTAVPFGENVQVGTAVTLSEAKPADGSGITWAQPVWSGTGIAPQSDGSAIVTVAKGPGTHLVIENTANTTVAGLSIQKKVSGDAQGEVPAGTTFPVTASWKAADGTAVTKKLNLDPTASATLIDGKLPAGTVVTLTEGAAPSFPTVVWGNPSFTAEGASITPTDDPKTVTVTVPDSNGASVLVSLTNVANWAPGTFTLSKTVSGIAPSVAGFPKSIDVTASWLDEKGEPQTAGLSLPTDGTVVGFGRTLPKGTKVTLSEVTPDATAAFHWNAPQWAEADGLVANADGTATVTIGAAQTAAVALANSVTGQFGSVTITKVISGAGADNVAADTQFPVKATWTDLLGATQERNVSVSAAQPVTIDGVPLGTQVTLTEGAVSVPAPAHWAGATWSSTASNVTLSADGTSATIVVTAKDATSAAAALTLDNSFTADAPPLPSTGGDLTSLVFLLVGGVLIALAGLVLVRRTRRS; encoded by the coding sequence ATGATCGCGGCCGTCGCTGTGGCATTGCTCGGTGCTGTTGCCGTCCCAAGTGCTGCGTCGGCGGCGCAGATGCAGGGGCAGGTGTCGATCGACGACATCGCGTTCCAGCAGAACACCATCGAAGACGGGCAGAACGCCAAGATCGATGTCGCGTGGCATGTCCCCGGTGTGGCGACGCCCACGGTGTCGTTCTCCATCGACCTTCCGTCCGAGCTCGCGGGTGTTCCCGACAACATCGCGATGATGCAGGACGGAACGCAGATCGGCGTGTGCGTCGTCACCAACGACAAGGTGACCTGCACCGTCGACGACGACTACGTGACGAAGAACCCGCGGAGTGTCTCGGGCGATCTCACCTTCGCGGCGTACACGACCTTCGAGAACACGCAGGACGAGACGAAGCACATCAACATCGGCGGCTTCGACAACGAGGTCGTCGTGAAGCCGAGCCCGTGGTGGTGCCACGAGACGTGCGACACCATCAAGTGGTACGCGCAGAAGTACGGCAACTACCAGACCGATGCATCCGGCCAGGAGTACATCGACTGGGTCATCCGTGTTCCCGCCAAAGCGGTCGACGGCAGCACCTGGCAAGACGGGCAGCAGGGGATGCAGCCCGGCATCGAGACCGAGGTGACGGACAACTTCGACAAGAACGACTTCGAGATCCTCTCGGGCCCCACCGTCACCTACAACGACACCGTGGCGTACAGCAAGTGGGGCGCGCTCGGCCCGCAGGACGAGACCTGGAAGACGCTGGACGCGTCGAAGACGACCGTGTCGTCCGATCAGCGCACTGTGACCTTCACCTCCGCAGCGGGCGCGAAGGCCGGCACGCACAGCGATGACTGGCAGGAAGGCCAGGCGACGACCGGCTCGTGGCGCGGTACGGAGGGGCAGTACTACGCCGTCACGTGGCGCATGAAGCCGCTCACCGGCGGCGAGCTCAAGCCCGACTCTCCCGACCGCGTCTTCCACAACGGCGCATCCTTCCGGTTCAATGGCTCGGAGAGCCAGGACGTCACCGGTGACGCCACCCGTACGAGCGGCGGCGCAAACGCCAAGGGCACCAACTTCGGCAGCTTCTCCATCACGAAGAAGGTCACGAACAACACCGCCGCAGACCTGGCGGGCAAGGTGTACACCGTCAACGCCAAGGTCGACGAGCCCGGTCAGGACGAGAAGAACTTCTCGATCACGCTCACGGACGGACAGACCTACACGAGTGACGACTACTTCCGCGGCACGACGGTCACGCTGAGCGAGATTGCTCCGTCCGGCCCCGACGGTGTGCAGTGGGCAACGCCCCAGTTCGTCGGCCCCCACGGGCCCGTCGAATCGGTGTCACTGGCCATCGACGCCGACCACCAGACCGTGGGGACGACGACGGCGTACACGCTGAACAACGTCGCCTCCTTCCCGACGACGACGTTCTCGGCGAAGAAGGTCGTCGACAACGCCGACAACGTCGACCTGAGTGGCATCCCGAGCTATGAACTCGACTACACCTACCCGGCCGGCGCGGCGTTCGCGGCGGGCAAGGGCAGTCTCACACTGCCCGCAACCGGCGAGGTCGTCACGAGCACGCCGGTCCCGGTCGGTGCGCAGATCACGCTCAGCGAGGACGCTCCGGCGCCCATCGCGGGAGCGACCTGGGCTGACGCTCAGATCTCGCCGAAGACGTTCACGGCAGCGGCGGGAGACCCCGTCGCGGTCACGGTGACCAACACGATCACCAAGACTCTCGGCGGCGTGCAGATCGTCAAGAAGGTCGAGGGTCCGGCCGCCGGTCAGGTTCCCGCCGACAAGACCTATAGCGTCACCGCATCCTTCCAGGTGCCCGCCGGCTCGCCGGCCGTCGCCGACCGCACGCTCTCGCTCGTCGCCGGAACTCCGCAGTCGATCGACGGACTGCCCGTCGGCACGACGGTCACGTTCTCCGAGGTGAAGCCGGCCGACGACGACACCTTCACGTGGGCCGATCCGATGTTCGCTCCGTCGAACACCGCGACGGTCGGCTCCGAGGCGACGAGTGTCACGCTGACGAACTCCGTCAGCCGCACGCTCGGCACGTTCGACCTTGCCAAGAAGGTGACCGGCGACCAGGCGCAGAACCCGAAGGTTCCGGCCGGCTTCTCGGTCGTCGCCTCGTGGAAGGACGCCTCGGGCGCCGCGCAGACGAAGACACTGACCCTCCCCGCGAACGGCACCGCCGTTCCGTTCGGTGAGAACGTCCAGGTCGGCACCGCGGTGACGCTTTCCGAGGCGAAGCCCGCAGACGGCTCCGGCATCACCTGGGCACAGCCCGTGTGGAGCGGAACGGGTATCGCGCCCCAGAGCGACGGCAGCGCCATCGTCACGGTGGCGAAGGGCCCCGGCACGCACCTCGTGATTGAGAACACCGCGAACACGACCGTTGCGGGTCTGTCCATCCAGAAGAAGGTGAGCGGAGACGCGCAGGGCGAGGTTCCGGCAGGCACCACGTTCCCCGTCACCGCCTCGTGGAAGGCTGCGGACGGCACGGCGGTCACCAAGAAGCTGAACCTCGACCCGACGGCGTCGGCCACCCTGATCGACGGCAAGCTGCCCGCGGGCACGGTCGTCACCCTCACCGAGGGTGCCGCCCCGTCGTTCCCGACCGTCGTGTGGGGTAACCCGTCCTTCACGGCCGAGGGCGCCTCGATCACCCCGACGGACGACCCGAAGACGGTGACGGTGACGGTTCCCGACAGCAACGGTGCGAGCGTGCTGGTCTCGCTCACGAACGTCGCGAACTGGGCTCCGGGCACCTTCACGCTCAGCAAGACGGTGTCGGGCATCGCCCCGAGCGTCGCCGGATTCCCGAAGAGCATCGACGTGACCGCGTCGTGGCTCGACGAGAAGGGTGAACCGCAGACGGCCGGGCTGAGCCTTCCGACCGACGGAACGGTCGTCGGTTTCGGGCGTACGTTGCCCAAGGGCACGAAGGTGACGCTCAGCGAGGTCACGCCGGATGCCACGGCTGCGTTCCATTGGAACGCTCCGCAGTGGGCTGAGGCCGACGGCTTGGTCGCGAACGCCGACGGCACCGCGACCGTGACGATCGGTGCGGCCCAGACGGCGGCCGTGGCGCTCGCGAACTCGGTGACCGGTCAGTTCGGCAGCGTCACGATCACCAAGGTGATCAGCGGTGCCGGTGCCGACAACGTCGCCGCGGACACGCAGTTCCCGGTGAAGGCCACGTGGACGGATCTGCTGGGCGCGACCCAGGAGCGCAACGTCTCGGTGAGCGCGGCCCAGCCCGTGACCATCGACGGCGTGCCGCTGGGCACCCAGGTCACCCTCACCGAGGGTGCCGTGTCGGTGCCGGCGCCGGCCCACTGGGCGGGTGCGACGTGGTCCTCGACCGCGTCGAACGTGACGCTGAGCGCCGACGGAACGTCCGCGACGATCGTGGTGACCGCGAAGGATGCCACCTCGGCCGCCGCAGCTCTGACGCTCGACAACTCGTTCACGGCTGACGCCCCGCCGCTGCCCTCCACGGGTGGTGACCTCACGAGCCTCGTGTTCCTCCTCGTCGGAGGCGTGCTGATCGCTCTGGCCGGTCTCGTGCTGGTGCGTCGCACACGTCGCTCCTGA